The Aliivibrio fischeri genome contains a region encoding:
- a CDS encoding MFS transporter yields the protein MSLVSMPFVGSGQDLGLHIAASVVMIGSIVALGYGFWKLHELPINKAHSKQHQQIGLITALTWIGFVWHWVWVLAVICAFVDAEKALIKVRDIWRQPPTIESSTQEASTAKPTQEENHHA from the coding sequence ATGAGTTTAGTCAGTATGCCGTTTGTTGGTTCTGGACAAGATTTAGGGTTACACATTGCAGCAAGCGTCGTTATGATAGGAAGCATAGTCGCTCTTGGTTATGGTTTTTGGAAACTTCATGAATTACCAATTAACAAAGCACATAGCAAACAACATCAACAAATTGGTCTAATTACTGCCCTCACATGGATAGGATTTGTTTGGCATTGGGTGTGGGTTTTAGCCGTTATTTGTGCCTTTGTTGATGCAGAAAAAGCCTTAATTAAAGTTCGAGATATTTGGCGACAGCCTCCAACCATTGAATCATCGACACAAGAAGCATCGACGGCTAAACCAACTCAAGAGGAGAATCATCATGCTTGA
- a CDS encoding arylsulfatase, translating into MNVKKLNTKKFALNACTLALGAASAVAHAADKPNIVVIFGDDVGYWNISAYNQDMLGYSTPNIDSIAKDGIKFTNFYAQQSSTAGRSAFITGQMPKRTGLSKVGMPGAPEGISEKDPTIATMLKDLGYATGQFGKNHLGDRDEMLPTNHGFDEFFGNLYHLNAEEEPENVDYPKDPEFRKQYGPRGVIKSSADGKIEDTGPLTKKRMETIDDEVLGVASTFIEKQVKADKPFFTWINTTRMHNNTHIDGKARGKTGLGDYADGMVQHDEQVGQILKQIKDLGIEDNTIVVYTTDNGPMIATWPDAAMTPFRSEKNTGWEGGFRVPAMVKWPNHIPKGKNINGMMSLEDWMPTLLAAAGNDHVKKDLLKGKRVQGKNYNVHLDGYNQLPMLTGKTEESARKEFAYWSDDGDLLAIRYERWKFHFMIQEHETGLDVWRYPFTKLRVPLIFDLKVDPLERGDGGMGYDKWMYDRSYVLALAKREAAKIYKSFEKFPPRMKAGSFVPKED; encoded by the coding sequence ATGAACGTGAAAAAACTCAACACCAAAAAGTTTGCACTCAATGCGTGCACGCTTGCTCTTGGTGCCGCCTCTGCTGTAGCTCATGCTGCAGATAAACCAAACATTGTAGTTATCTTTGGTGACGATGTAGGCTACTGGAATATCAGTGCTTACAACCAAGATATGCTTGGTTATTCAACACCAAATATCGACAGTATCGCAAAAGATGGTATTAAGTTTACTAACTTTTATGCGCAACAAAGTTCAACTGCTGGACGTTCAGCCTTTATTACAGGTCAAATGCCAAAACGTACAGGCCTATCAAAAGTTGGGATGCCTGGCGCTCCTGAAGGCATCAGTGAAAAAGATCCAACAATAGCAACAATGCTAAAAGATCTTGGTTATGCCACAGGCCAATTTGGTAAAAACCATCTAGGTGACCGAGACGAAATGCTTCCAACAAATCATGGTTTTGATGAGTTCTTCGGTAATTTATATCACTTAAATGCAGAAGAAGAACCAGAAAATGTCGATTATCCTAAAGATCCTGAATTCCGTAAGCAATATGGTCCTCGCGGAGTTATAAAATCTTCTGCCGATGGCAAGATTGAAGATACTGGTCCATTAACTAAAAAACGTATGGAAACCATCGATGACGAAGTATTGGGCGTTGCTTCAACCTTCATTGAAAAACAAGTAAAAGCTGACAAGCCATTCTTTACTTGGATTAACACCACTCGCATGCATAACAACACGCACATTGATGGTAAAGCTCGTGGCAAAACAGGGCTAGGTGATTATGCCGATGGCATGGTTCAACACGATGAACAAGTAGGTCAAATCCTAAAACAAATAAAAGATCTTGGTATTGAAGATAACACTATCGTTGTTTACACCACAGACAACGGCCCAATGATCGCAACATGGCCAGATGCAGCAATGACTCCTTTCCGTAGTGAAAAAAATACGGGTTGGGAAGGCGGCTTCCGTGTCCCTGCAATGGTTAAATGGCCAAATCATATCCCTAAAGGAAAAAATATTAACGGCATGATGTCATTAGAAGACTGGATGCCTACGTTACTTGCAGCTGCAGGCAATGACCACGTTAAAAAAGATCTGTTAAAAGGCAAACGTGTACAAGGTAAAAACTATAACGTTCACCTAGATGGTTATAACCAATTACCAATGCTTACAGGTAAAACTGAAGAAAGTGCTCGTAAAGAGTTTGCTTATTGGAGTGATGATGGTGACTTACTTGCTATCCGTTACGAGCGTTGGAAATTCCATTTCATGATCCAAGAACATGAAACCGGTCTAGATGTGTGGAGATACCCATTCACCAAGCTTCGTGTACCGCTGATTTTTGACTTAAAAGTTGATCCACTAGAGCGTGGTGATGGTGGTATGGGCTACGACAAATGGATGTATGACCGTTCGTACGTACTTGCATTAGCGAAGCGCGAAGCAGCCAAAATCTACAAATCTTTTGAAAAATTCCCGCCTCGTATGAAAGCCGGTAGTTTTGTACCAAAAGAAGATTAA